A genomic stretch from Bacillus sp. N1-1 includes:
- a CDS encoding Gfo/Idh/MocA family oxidoreductase: MKIGMISFWHVHAKDYAEEAQVHPDIEIAAIWDENEERGRKEAQMREVEYISDLEDLLNRQEIEAVVVSSPTNRHKEVMVQAAQAGKHIFTEKVLASTEEQAIVILNAVKESGVKLFVSLPRVYDGYTEAVQRLIESGELGELTQTRVRLAHNGATANWLPNHFYNKEECQGGTLIDLGCHPVYLTRLFHGMPERVTAQFGYLTKKEVEDQAIVTFGYEDGSYGVAETGFVTPHSPFTIEIHGTKGSAIYGIPDKKLIKKVSEKWEEVMIPTDKPSPFSQWIDHIQTDKGTDKNLALALDLTVLMEAAYQAEKTKSEIVINPR; the protein is encoded by the coding sequence ATGAAGATTGGAATGATTAGTTTCTGGCACGTGCATGCAAAAGATTATGCGGAAGAAGCACAAGTTCATCCTGATATTGAAATTGCTGCGATCTGGGACGAGAATGAAGAGCGTGGAAGAAAAGAAGCTCAAATGAGAGAAGTAGAGTACATAAGTGATTTAGAAGATCTTCTGAACCGACAAGAAATAGAGGCTGTTGTTGTTAGTTCACCGACAAACCGTCATAAAGAAGTAATGGTACAAGCAGCTCAAGCAGGGAAGCATATTTTTACCGAAAAAGTTCTGGCGTCTACTGAAGAACAAGCGATCGTTATACTGAATGCAGTGAAAGAATCTGGGGTAAAGTTATTTGTTTCATTGCCGCGCGTTTATGATGGCTATACGGAAGCTGTTCAGAGGTTGATTGAATCAGGTGAGCTGGGAGAACTGACGCAGACGCGCGTGCGACTTGCTCATAATGGAGCGACTGCTAATTGGCTTCCAAATCATTTCTACAACAAAGAGGAGTGTCAAGGGGGAACGTTAATTGACCTTGGTTGTCACCCGGTTTACTTAACAAGACTTTTTCATGGAATGCCAGAACGAGTTACAGCTCAGTTCGGGTATTTAACGAAGAAAGAAGTAGAGGATCAGGCTATCGTAACATTCGGGTATGAGGATGGTTCTTATGGAGTAGCGGAAACGGGTTTTGTAACGCCTCACTCTCCATTTACCATTGAAATACACGGCACAAAAGGATCAGCTATCTACGGAATACCTGATAAAAAACTAATCAAAAAAGTTTCGGAAAAATGGGAAGAAGTTATGATACCAACGGATAAACCTTCTCCATTTTCACAGTGGATTGACCACATTCAAACGGATAAAGGGACAGATAAAAACCTTGCACTTGCTCTTGATCTAACCGTGTTAATGGAAGCAGCTTATCAAGCGGAGAAAACAAAGTCTGAAATTGTCATCAATCCCCGATAG
- the ade gene encoding adenine deaminase: MDKLIQRIQTAAGERPADCVIKNGLVLDSYNLKFIQADVAIVGGVIAGIGKFEGKHMIDAKGKYVVPSLIDAHVHIESAMVPPSEFAKAVLPCGVTTIITDPHEIANVSGAEGISYMLQDSENVPMNIYFMLPSSVPSTPFENAGAILSAEDLKPFYEHNRVLGLAEVMDYPSVANASPSMLQKLYDAQNKKIDGHAAGLDTRALNIYKSAGIGTDHECITAEEALERIKRGMYVFIREGSVAKNLKKLLPAVTERNARRFMFCTDDKHIDDLITEGSVDHNVRLAIREGLDPLVAIQMASLNVAECFGLTTKGAIAPGLDADFLLLDDVESFSVAKVYRAGELVAEEGKTKRIAKVTPSKRITNSVHLPTLRKEHLHLPVTDQEANVIKLIPNQIVTKAKKLIVDRNANNGFVPCAKKDLMKLAVIERHHRTGNIGLGIVEGFQFQEGAIATTVGHDSHNLIMTGTNDEDMMKAAEVIQEMQGGLAVVRNQEVMAKLPLPIAGLLSTNDYPSVVRELEEIDLALQEIGAPEHFNPFLTLSFLSLPVIPELKLTDMGLFSVQEFRHISINE, encoded by the coding sequence ATGGATAAACTCATCCAACGAATTCAAACAGCTGCTGGCGAGCGCCCAGCCGATTGTGTGATTAAAAATGGACTTGTTTTAGATAGTTACAACCTCAAATTTATCCAAGCTGACGTCGCGATTGTCGGTGGCGTTATTGCAGGAATAGGAAAATTCGAAGGAAAGCACATGATTGATGCAAAGGGAAAGTATGTTGTTCCATCTTTAATAGATGCCCACGTTCATATTGAATCCGCAATGGTTCCTCCATCTGAATTTGCAAAAGCCGTCCTTCCTTGTGGGGTAACGACGATCATCACCGACCCTCATGAAATCGCTAATGTTTCTGGAGCTGAAGGCATTTCGTATATGCTTCAAGATTCTGAGAATGTCCCAATGAACATTTACTTTATGCTCCCCTCCAGCGTTCCTTCTACACCATTTGAAAATGCGGGAGCGATTCTTTCGGCTGAAGACTTAAAGCCTTTCTATGAACACAACCGCGTTCTCGGACTAGCTGAAGTGATGGATTATCCGTCAGTCGCTAATGCCTCCCCTTCTATGCTGCAAAAACTGTACGACGCACAAAACAAAAAAATAGATGGTCATGCGGCAGGTCTAGATACCCGTGCTTTGAATATTTATAAATCGGCTGGCATTGGAACCGATCATGAATGCATCACTGCGGAAGAAGCTCTCGAGCGGATAAAACGAGGAATGTATGTTTTTATTCGTGAGGGATCTGTCGCAAAAAACTTAAAGAAACTCCTTCCCGCTGTAACCGAACGAAATGCAAGACGATTCATGTTTTGTACAGACGATAAGCATATTGACGACCTGATAACAGAGGGAAGCGTTGACCATAATGTTCGACTTGCTATCCGAGAAGGGCTAGATCCTCTCGTAGCGATTCAGATGGCCTCACTAAACGTAGCAGAGTGCTTTGGCTTAACAACGAAAGGAGCAATCGCACCAGGTCTTGATGCTGATTTCCTTCTCCTAGATGACGTTGAATCATTTTCTGTTGCAAAGGTTTATCGAGCTGGAGAGCTTGTTGCAGAAGAAGGCAAAACGAAGAGGATCGCGAAGGTAACGCCTTCGAAAAGAATAACCAATTCCGTTCATCTACCTACGCTTAGAAAAGAACACCTGCATTTACCAGTAACGGACCAAGAAGCAAATGTGATTAAACTGATTCCGAATCAGATTGTGACAAAAGCAAAGAAGCTCATTGTTGATCGCAACGCTAACAATGGTTTTGTCCCATGTGCTAAAAAGGATCTTATGAAACTTGCCGTTATTGAACGGCATCACCGTACTGGAAACATTGGTCTTGGCATCGTAGAGGGTTTTCAGTTTCAAGAGGGAGCGATCGCGACAACCGTAGGACACGACTCCCACAACTTAATCATGACCGGAACAAACGATGAAGACATGATGAAAGCAGCTGAAGTCATTCAAGAAATGCAGGGGGGCTTAGCGGTTGTGCGAAATCAGGAAGTGATGGCGAAATTACCACTCCCCATTGCGGGACTTCTTTCAACTAACGATTACCCGTCTGTTGTGAGAGAACTGGAAGAAATCGATCTGGCGTTACAAGAAATAGGTGCGCCGGAGCATTTCAATCCTTTTTTAACACTCTCCTTTCTTAGTCTACCGGTCATACCAGAGCTTAAATTAACCGACATGGGGCTTTTTAGTGTTCAAGAATTTCGCCATATTTCCATTAATGAGTAA
- a CDS encoding alpha-glucosidase produces the protein MKRIWWKEAVGYQIYPRSFQDSNGDGIGDLQGVIQRLDYIKDLGIDVIWICPMYKSPNDDNGYDISDYQDIMEDFGTMQDFDLLLKEVHKRDMKLIIDLVLNHTSDEHQWFIESRSSKEDPKRDWYIWRDGKNGKEPNNWESIFGGSAWEYDKKTDQYFLHVFSTKQPDVNWENPDVREVLYDTVNWWLDKGIDGFRIDAISHIKKRSGFPDMPNPKKEKYVSSFDMHMNQKGIQEFLQEFKNETYSKYDVMTVGEANGVSIDEADQWVDEKDGKMNMIFQFEHLGLWDAEEKPDLDIVSLKKVLTRWQKGLENKGWNALFVENHDKPRVVSTWGNDQEYWRESATSMGAMYFLMQGTPFIYQGQEIGMTNVQYPSIEDYDDVADKNRYRIQREAGVAHDAILKVIWASSRDNSRTPMQWNGDNNAGFTTGTPWLKVNPNYTDINVEKQEADDHSILSFYKKMIELKKNNLVFTYGSYDLLLEDDRQIYAYTRTTADDKVLVLTNLSIEPAVFESNLTVEMNQLLLNNYPVIEEVNDSIVLKPYEARVYRL, from the coding sequence ATGAAAAGAATCTGGTGGAAAGAAGCTGTAGGTTATCAAATTTATCCACGAAGCTTCCAGGATTCAAACGGTGATGGTATTGGCGACTTACAAGGCGTCATTCAGAGGTTAGATTATATTAAAGATCTTGGCATTGATGTGATTTGGATTTGCCCAATGTACAAATCTCCTAACGATGATAATGGGTATGACATTTCTGATTACCAGGACATTATGGAAGATTTCGGTACAATGCAAGACTTTGATTTGTTGTTAAAAGAAGTTCACAAACGGGATATGAAATTGATCATTGATCTTGTTTTAAACCACACAAGTGATGAGCACCAGTGGTTTATTGAATCCCGTTCATCGAAAGAAGATCCGAAGCGTGATTGGTACATTTGGCGCGATGGAAAGAATGGTAAGGAGCCAAATAACTGGGAAAGCATTTTCGGAGGATCGGCATGGGAATATGATAAGAAAACAGACCAGTACTTTCTCCACGTCTTCTCAACGAAACAGCCAGATGTGAACTGGGAAAATCCTGATGTTCGCGAAGTACTGTATGACACGGTGAACTGGTGGCTTGATAAGGGCATTGATGGTTTCCGTATCGACGCCATTAGTCACATTAAGAAGCGCTCAGGGTTCCCTGATATGCCGAACCCTAAAAAAGAGAAGTATGTTTCTTCATTTGATATGCATATGAACCAAAAAGGAATTCAGGAGTTCCTTCAAGAATTTAAGAATGAAACGTATTCGAAGTACGATGTGATGACGGTTGGAGAAGCGAATGGTGTAAGCATTGATGAAGCTGATCAATGGGTAGATGAAAAAGACGGCAAAATGAACATGATTTTTCAATTCGAACATCTTGGATTATGGGATGCAGAGGAGAAACCCGATCTTGATATCGTCTCACTAAAAAAAGTGCTAACACGTTGGCAAAAGGGCCTTGAAAACAAAGGGTGGAATGCCTTGTTTGTTGAGAATCACGATAAGCCACGTGTTGTGTCAACCTGGGGGAACGATCAGGAATATTGGAGAGAGAGTGCCACTTCAATGGGAGCAATGTATTTCCTTATGCAAGGAACGCCATTTATTTACCAGGGGCAAGAAATCGGTATGACCAATGTTCAATACCCTTCTATTGAAGATTATGATGATGTAGCCGATAAGAATCGCTACCGCATTCAGCGAGAAGCAGGAGTAGCTCATGATGCTATTTTGAAAGTAATTTGGGCATCTTCTCGTGATAATAGCCGAACGCCTATGCAGTGGAACGGCGATAATAACGCCGGCTTTACTACTGGGACACCTTGGTTGAAAGTAAATCCAAACTATACAGATATTAACGTTGAGAAGCAAGAAGCTGATGATCACTCGATTCTATCTTTCTATAAGAAGATGATCGAGCTGAAGAAAAACAATCTTGTCTTCACTTACGGAAGCTATGATTTACTACTAGAAGATGATCGGCAAATTTATGCTTATACAAGAACAACAGCGGATGACAAGGTTCTTGTTCTCACAAATCTATCGATCGAGCCAGCTGTATTTGAATCTAATCTTACGGTGGAGATGAACCAGCTGCTTTTGAACAACTATCCTGTTATTGAAGAAGTGAATGATTCTATTGTATTAAAGCCTTATGAGGCAAGAGTCTATCGTCTTTAA
- a CDS encoding iron-containing alcohol dehydrogenase, translated as MKPFLQYNPTRLYFGKDKIKELAGELHYGVKVLVVYGGGSIKRNGVYDDVMTELKKVNAEVHELSGVEPNPRLTTVEKGSAICKKEGIDFLLAVGGGSVIDCTKAIAAGSHYEGSAWDLITQKEPIESALPFGTVLTLAATGSEMNSVSVITNWETKEKLGWGSPHVFPTFSVLDPTYTFSVPENHTVYGIVDSMSHALEHYFHRTSNTPMIDGFIESLLRTAIQTGPKLLSDLESYEHRETMMYISTTAFNGTLSNGTDGGDWATHRIEHAVSAVYDIPHGGGLAILFPNWLEHVLEEDPSRVKQLAVNVLGVSPEGKSDYEVAVAGARALRTFWNSLGAPSRLAEYEIDDAEFESMVEKTFIKPGVGTYKELDRESVRDILKRSL; from the coding sequence ATGAAACCATTTTTACAATACAATCCGACCCGTCTTTATTTTGGCAAAGACAAAATAAAGGAATTAGCAGGAGAACTTCATTATGGGGTGAAAGTTCTTGTGGTATATGGTGGTGGAAGCATTAAGCGAAACGGCGTTTATGACGATGTCATGACTGAACTTAAGAAAGTAAATGCAGAAGTGCACGAGCTTTCTGGAGTAGAGCCGAATCCTCGTCTCACAACAGTCGAAAAAGGCTCTGCCATTTGTAAAAAAGAAGGCATTGATTTTCTTCTTGCAGTAGGTGGCGGTAGTGTCATTGACTGCACGAAAGCGATAGCTGCAGGTTCGCACTATGAAGGCTCAGCGTGGGATTTGATCACGCAAAAGGAACCAATTGAATCAGCTCTACCATTTGGAACAGTGCTAACCCTTGCTGCTACAGGTTCAGAGATGAACTCCGTCTCGGTTATTACAAATTGGGAAACGAAAGAAAAGCTAGGATGGGGATCTCCGCACGTATTTCCAACGTTTTCTGTACTTGATCCAACATACACATTTTCAGTTCCAGAAAACCACACTGTTTACGGCATTGTTGATAGCATGTCGCATGCCCTAGAGCATTATTTTCACCGCACAAGCAATACGCCGATGATCGATGGATTTATTGAATCCCTTCTCCGTACGGCGATTCAGACAGGTCCAAAGCTACTAAGTGATCTGGAATCATATGAGCATCGTGAAACGATGATGTATATTAGTACGACGGCTTTTAACGGAACATTGAGCAATGGCACTGATGGCGGTGATTGGGCCACACACCGAATCGAACATGCTGTATCAGCCGTTTACGATATTCCTCACGGTGGTGGATTGGCGATTTTATTCCCGAACTGGTTGGAACATGTTCTTGAAGAAGATCCTTCTCGAGTGAAACAGTTAGCGGTGAACGTTCTTGGCGTATCGCCAGAAGGGAAAAGTGATTACGAAGTCGCTGTAGCAGGAGCGAGAGCACTTCGTACGTTCTGGAACTCTCTTGGTGCACCGTCTCGTCTCGCAGAATATGAGATCGATGATGCTGAATTCGAAAGTATGGTTGAAAAAACCTTTATTAAGCCAGGAGTTGGCACATATAAAGAACTTGATCGGGAAAGCGTTCGAGATATTCTAAAACGCTCCCTTTAA